One segment of Chelmon rostratus isolate fCheRos1 chromosome 17, fCheRos1.pri, whole genome shotgun sequence DNA contains the following:
- the fbxl20 gene encoding F-box/LRR-repeat protein 20, translating into MGKEVNGVSRSRFEMFTNSDEAVINKKLPKELLLRIFSFLDVVTLCRCAQVSRSWNVLALDGSNWQRIDLFDFQRDIEGRVVENISKRCGGFLRKLSLRGCLGVGDSALRTFSQNCRNIELLSLNGCTKITDSTCNSLSKFCPKLKHLDLASCTSITNLSLKALSEGCPLLEQLNISWCDQVTKDGIQALVRSCPGLKGLFLKGCTQLEDEALKHIGAHCPELVTLNLQTCSQITDEGLITICRGCHRLQSLCVSGCANITDAILHALGQNCPRLRILEVARCSQLTDVGFTTLARNCHELEKMDLEECVQITDGTLIQLSIHCPRLQVLSLSHCELITDDGIRHLGSGPCAHDRLEVIELDNCPLITDASLEHLKSCHSLDRIELYDCQQITRAGIKRLRTHLPNIKVHAYFAPVTPPPSVGGSRQRFCRCCVLL; encoded by the exons ATGTTCACAAACAGTGATGAGGCGGTCATCAATAAGAAGCTGCCTAAGGAGCTGTTGCTACG AATCTTCTCCTTTCTGGATGTGGTGACACTCTGTCGCTGTGCCCAGGTCTCACGG TCCTGGAATGTTCTGGCCTTGGATGGCAGCAACTGGCAACGAATCGACCTCTTTGACTTCCAGAGGGACATCGAG GGCCGGGTGGTGGAGAACATCTCAAAGCGATGTGGGGGGTTCCTGAGGAAGCTGAGTCTGCGGGGCTGTCTGGGTGTGGGTGACAGCGCCCTGAG GACCTTCTCGCAGAACTGCAGAAACATCGAGCTGCTTAGCCTGAACGGCTGCACCAAGATCACTGACAG CACGTGTAACAGCCTCAGTAAGTTCTGTCCAAAGCTGAAGCACCTGGACCTCGCCTCCTGTACCTCAATCACGAACCTGTCGCTCAAGGCTCTCAG TGAGGGTTGTCCCCTGCTGGAGCAGCTCAACATCTCCTGGTGTGATCAGGTCACAAAGGATGGCATCCAGGCTCTGGTGCGTTCCTGCCCTGGACTGAAAGGCCTTTTCCTCAAGGGATGCACACAG CTGGAGGACGAGGCTCTGAAGCATATCGGGGCTCACTGTCCGGAGCTGGTCACACTCAACTTGCAGACATGCTCA CAGATCACGGACGAGGGACTCATCACGATTTGCAGAGGTTGTCACCGCctgcagtctctgtgtgtgtcggGCTGTGCCAATATCACAGACGCCATCCTGCACGCCCTGGGACAGAACTGCCCTCGCCTCAG AATATTAGAAGTGGCTCGCTGCTCTCAGCTTACAGACGTGGGCTTCACTACATTAGCAAGG AATTGTCACGAGCTTGAGAAGATGGATTTAGAAGAATGTGTGCAG ATCACAGATGGAACACTCATCCAGCTGTCTATCCACTGCCCCCGTTTGCAAGTCCTG AGCCTGTCTCACTGCGAGCTGATCACGGACGATGGCATCAGACACCTCGGTAGCGGCCCCTGCGCTCACGACCGTCTGGAGGTGATCGAGCTGGACAACTGCCCCCTGATCACAGACGCCTCACTGGAGCACCTGAAGAGCTGCCATAGTCTGGATCGCATTGAGCTCTATGACTGCCAGCAGATCACCCGCGCCGGCATCAAGAGACTAAGG ACCCACCTGCCTAACATCAAAGTGCATGCGTACTTCGCTCCCGTCACTCCACCCCCCTCCGTCGGGGGCAGCCGTCAGAGGTTTTGCCGCTGCTGCGTCCTGCTATGA
- the LOC121621375 gene encoding SH3 and cysteine-rich domain-containing protein 2-like, giving the protein MMTENNEMESESQLQRSPSTMSIQPMTSKLQRLKRSLSFKTIMRSKSVENFFQRSYSDARLPPDFITDPPPPSPPLLPGSPLVGDRSPSISPSLSPNPSIASHSPSLSLSPSLPTKPPRPQITHSFQDHVFRKPTNCQHCKHMIVGNSKQALRCKTCKMAAHLWCTSELSQQPCHGKSGAFKRNFSSPMLVNDQLSVVKEVQPSQEAARMRVDPVYAALRYGTSLAQMSRSSFGSLSESPTRSLGEGGEESQQRQCSMEEEITQETGDDAVPEAEIEKEEEESSGQAPAEESSVKVPKRIEVHSIHTYVALYKFLPQEQNDLELHPGDRVQVTDDSNEEWWKGKSGDRVGFFPANFVQRVRPGERVWRVIQGLPGNRERGHMAVRESQICVGKLEDGEVFLKLSSGKKRGLVPADSIEEI; this is encoded by the exons ATGATGACTGAGAACAATGAGATGGAGAGCGAGTCGCAGCTCCAGCGCTCTCCAAGCACCATGTCCATCCAGCCGATGACATCAAAG ctccaGAGACTAAAACGCTCGCTGTCCTTCAAGACCATCATGCGCAGCAAAAGCGTGGAGAACTTCTTCCAAAGGTCCTACAGCGACGCTCGCCTCCCCCCGGATTTCATTACCGACCCGCCGCCTCCTTCTCCCCCGCTGCTGCCTGGCTCTCCTCTCGTCGGCGACCGCTCTCCGTCCATTTCGCCATCTCTCAGCCCCAACCCCTCCATCGCCTCccactccccctctctcagCCTTTCCCCATCACTGCCCACCAAGCCCCCCAGACCTCAGATTACCCACTCTTTCCAGGACCATGTCTTTCGCAAGCCCACCAACTGCCAGCACTGCAAGCACATGATAGTGG gAAACTCCAAACAGGCTCTGCGGTGTAAAACATGCAAGATGGCCGCTCACCTGTGGTGCACCTCGGAACTGTCGCAGCAGCCGTGCCATGGGAAG TCTGGGGCATTCAAGCGAAACTTCAGCTCGCCGATGCTCGTCAATGACCAATTGTCTGTCGTCAAGGAAGTTCAACCAAGCCAAG aGGCGGCGCGGATGCGTGTGGACCCCGTGTATGCCGCCTTGCGCTACGGGACGTCCTTGGCACAGATGAGCCGCTCCAGTTTTGGCAGTTTGTCAGAGTCTCCAACACGCAGCCTG ggggagggaggtgaggagagtCAGCAGAGACAGTGCAGCATGGAGGAAGAGATAACTCAGGAGACAGGGG ACGACGCCGTCCCCGAGGCCGAGATcgagaaggaggaagaggagagcagcgGCCAAGCTCCTGCCGAGGAGAGCAGTGTGAAG GTGCCCAAGCGCATTGAAGTTCACTCCATCCACACCTATGTAGCGCTCTACAAGTTTTTGCCTCAGGAACAGAACGACCTGGAACTACA TCCCGGTGATCGGGTGCAGGTCACTGACGACTCGAATGAAGAGTGGTGGAAG GGCAAGAGTGGCGACAGAGTTGGCTTCTTCCCTGCCAACTTTGTGCAGAGGGTTCGACCAGGAGAGAGAGTGTGGAGGGTCATTCAGGGTCTGCCCGGCAACCGAGAGAGAGGACACATGGCCGTGAGGGAATCCCAG ATCTGTGTGGGGAAGCTAGAAGACGGCGAGGTGTTTCTGAAGCTGAGCAGCGGGAAGAAGAGAGGCCTGGTCCCAGCTGACTCCATAGAGGAGATCTGA